From Streptomyces sp. NBC_00775, one genomic window encodes:
- a CDS encoding effector-associated constant component EACC1, with product MALQLEIAALGSDAENDLRSLTRWIAEDETLMSACSGTLRSSGPPRSDHMGLGFDILQLALASGFSAGSLAVSIAAWLDARRGSPRLRLRRGSIIVELSAETSDDTLAAVWRLLGEEGAEQDHADRSGADRSGDGP from the coding sequence ATGGCCCTTCAGCTGGAGATCGCTGCCCTGGGCAGCGACGCGGAGAACGACCTGCGCTCGCTGACCCGCTGGATAGCCGAGGACGAGACGCTCATGAGCGCCTGCTCGGGCACCCTGCGCTCCTCCGGCCCGCCGCGCTCCGACCACATGGGGCTGGGATTCGACATCCTTCAGCTGGCGCTCGCCTCCGGCTTCAGCGCGGGCAGTCTCGCCGTCTCGATCGCGGCCTGGCTGGATGCGCGCAGGGGCAGCCCCCGGCTGCGTCTGAGGAGGGGTTCGATCATCGTCGAGCTGTCCGCGGAGACCTCTGACGACACTCTCGCCGCCGTCTGGCGACTTCTTGGCGAGGAGGGGGCGGAGCAGGATCACGCCGACCGGAGCGGAGCCGACCGGAGCGGTGATGGCCCGTGA
- a CDS encoding caspase family protein: MNGDLPDPSASRVVLIGGSEYRSLVPLPPVSSNLQSLCTTLQDPTICGIPEANCTVVKDPQLPSEFLDPVANAAATARDTLLVYYSGHGLRDTDDPDLYMALRDSQEGRGYTAVAYNHLRSVVRMSPARRRIVILDCCFSGRAARAMSADVQNLAAQAKVEGTYVLAASPGDRPALAPEGEVYTTFTGELLDLLRGGIPDGPELIDLETIYRTLEDRLRAKNKPLPQRTFENQAGLLPIARNRACAPARGVGGPVLDLQVTSAITTTGLRLARRLRAVGRTRDALPVLRLILGQPGTTEGGDDILVRLELADILTELDHGREAIEVLETAFVAVHNRAGPEVLTVCRRLAALLREMGSHAEACDVLEHALKLSFPAEAPLPPPTAGGLT, encoded by the coding sequence GTGAACGGTGACCTGCCCGACCCCTCCGCCTCCCGGGTCGTGCTCATCGGAGGCAGCGAGTACCGGAGCCTGGTGCCCCTTCCCCCTGTCTCCTCGAACCTGCAGAGCCTGTGCACGACGCTCCAGGACCCCACCATCTGCGGTATTCCGGAGGCGAACTGCACCGTCGTCAAGGATCCGCAGCTGCCGTCCGAGTTCCTCGACCCGGTGGCGAACGCGGCGGCCACCGCACGGGACACCCTGCTGGTCTACTACAGCGGCCACGGCCTGCGGGACACCGACGACCCCGACCTGTACATGGCGCTGCGCGACTCCCAGGAGGGGCGGGGGTACACGGCGGTCGCGTACAACCATCTCCGTTCCGTCGTACGCATGTCTCCGGCGCGGCGCCGGATCGTCATCCTCGACTGCTGCTTCAGCGGCCGGGCAGCACGTGCGATGAGTGCCGACGTACAGAACCTGGCGGCGCAGGCGAAGGTCGAGGGTACGTACGTCCTCGCGGCCTCGCCCGGTGACCGGCCCGCGCTCGCGCCCGAGGGGGAGGTGTACACGACCTTCACCGGAGAGCTGCTCGACCTGCTGCGCGGCGGCATCCCCGACGGTCCCGAGCTGATCGATCTCGAGACCATCTACCGCACGCTGGAGGACCGGCTGCGTGCCAAGAACAAGCCACTGCCGCAGCGCACCTTCGAGAACCAGGCCGGTCTGCTGCCGATCGCCCGGAACAGGGCGTGTGCCCCGGCCAGAGGCGTCGGGGGTCCGGTCCTCGACCTCCAGGTGACATCGGCGATCACCACCACCGGTCTCCGGCTCGCCCGCAGGCTGCGTGCTGTCGGCCGGACGCGCGACGCCCTGCCCGTGCTCCGGCTGATCCTGGGACAGCCCGGCACCACGGAAGGCGGCGACGACATCCTCGTACGCCTTGAGCTGGCGGACATCCTCACCGAACTCGACCACGGACGGGAGGCGATCGAGGTTCTGGAGACCGCCTTCGTCGCCGTCCACAACCGCGCGGGCCCCGAGGTACTGACGGTGTGCCGACGGCTCGCCGCGCTCCTGCGTGAGATGGGCAGCCACGCGGAGGCCTGCGACGTGCTCGAACACGCGCTGAAGCTCAGTTTCCCGGCCGAAGCGCCGCTTCCTCCGCCTACCGCTGGCGGGCTGACGTAA
- a CDS encoding serine/threonine-protein kinase yields the protein MGDLRILASRYRLDRCLGRGGMGEVYEGRDTILDRSVAVKLLSGYAPESPVAAERFLQEARAAARISSRNAVAVYDVGVEDGQPYLVMECLDGVPLSRILAATPGPLPEETVRAVATGMCEGLAAAHGVGIVHRDVKPGNVFLCRDGRVVLMDFGIARLVESAVQTQTGILVGTPVYMAPEAVRGQRVGPAADLYGLGCVMYRMLSGDEPYVSDGSTLGILFAKVNQPPPTLRGRPGLPAALVSTVDDLLEREPHLRPVNAADLAAFIGAPDRAEDILIEVVARHLRQSAAQWARSTPEPGASATPPTSYRLPKPQPAPGSASPWAGQIPPTPGYPPDSHAPGPDFAAPSVEATLQRDTRQLIRQGMSTDGMEGKHREAVLMVTRGKYSDALELHGYLIQVRTAELGAGHPLTLVSQFWAAVCLARLGAAPEALNRLSMISDACSRYGEETLSVAWPAPPRSFGA from the coding sequence ATGGGGGACCTCCGGATTCTGGCAAGCAGGTACCGGCTGGACCGGTGCCTGGGCCGAGGCGGTATGGGCGAGGTGTACGAGGGGCGTGACACGATCCTCGACCGCTCGGTAGCGGTGAAACTGCTGTCGGGCTACGCGCCGGAGAGTCCGGTGGCGGCGGAGCGCTTCTTGCAGGAGGCGCGGGCAGCCGCCCGGATCAGCAGTCGCAACGCGGTCGCGGTCTACGACGTGGGCGTCGAGGACGGCCAGCCCTATCTGGTGATGGAGTGCCTCGACGGCGTTCCGCTCAGCCGCATCCTGGCCGCCACTCCGGGCCCTCTGCCCGAGGAGACCGTACGGGCCGTCGCGACGGGCATGTGCGAGGGGCTGGCGGCCGCGCACGGCGTCGGAATCGTCCATCGGGACGTCAAGCCCGGCAATGTGTTCCTCTGCCGTGACGGACGGGTCGTCCTGATGGATTTCGGTATCGCCCGCCTCGTCGAGTCCGCGGTGCAGACCCAGACGGGCATTCTCGTGGGAACACCCGTGTACATGGCGCCGGAGGCGGTGCGGGGACAGCGGGTCGGCCCGGCGGCCGACCTCTACGGCCTCGGCTGCGTCATGTACCGCATGCTCTCCGGGGACGAGCCGTACGTCAGCGACGGCTCCACGCTGGGGATCCTGTTCGCGAAGGTCAACCAGCCGCCGCCCACCTTGCGCGGACGGCCGGGGCTGCCGGCGGCCCTGGTCTCGACGGTGGACGATCTGCTGGAGCGCGAGCCGCACCTCAGGCCGGTCAACGCCGCCGATCTGGCCGCCTTCATCGGTGCTCCCGACCGGGCCGAGGACATCCTGATCGAGGTGGTCGCCCGGCATCTGCGGCAGAGCGCCGCCCAGTGGGCCCGGTCGACACCCGAGCCGGGAGCCTCCGCGACGCCACCGACGTCGTACCGGCTCCCCAAGCCCCAGCCGGCGCCCGGCAGCGCATCACCGTGGGCTGGGCAGATCCCGCCCACGCCCGGCTATCCGCCCGACTCCCACGCTCCCGGGCCGGACTTCGCGGCGCCCTCCGTCGAGGCCACCCTGCAGCGGGACACCCGGCAGCTCATCCGGCAGGGCATGTCCACCGACGGCATGGAGGGCAAACACCGTGAGGCCGTGCTCATGGTGACCCGGGGCAAGTACAGCGACGCGCTGGAGCTGCACGGCTATCTGATTCAGGTCCGCACCGCCGAGCTCGGCGCGGGGCACCCCCTCACCCTCGTCAGCCAGTTCTGGGCCGCGGTCTGCCTGGCCCGGCTCGGTGCCGCGCCCGAGGCACTGAACCGGCTGTCAATGATCAGCGATGCCTGCAGCCGATACGGGGAGGAAACGCTCTCCGTGGCGTGGCCGGCCCCGCCTCGATCCTTCGGAGCCTGA
- a CDS encoding MBL fold metallo-hydrolase, translated as MLIAGFPAGAWGTNCYLVAPAAGEECVIIDPGHQAAQGVEDALKKHRLKPVAVILTHGHIDHVASVVPVCGAHDVPAWIHPEDRFMMSDPEKALGRSIGMPLMGELTVGEPDDVKTLTDGAKLELAGLELSVAHAPGHTRGSVTFQMPETTEIPSVFFSGDLLFAGSIGRTDLPGGSHAEILDSLARVCLPLDDSTVVLSGHGPQTTIGQERATNPYMRQVAASRQGSGVDPTSAPRRGM; from the coding sequence GTGCTCATTGCCGGGTTCCCCGCCGGGGCCTGGGGGACCAACTGTTACCTGGTCGCCCCCGCCGCGGGTGAGGAGTGCGTGATCATCGACCCGGGCCATCAGGCCGCCCAGGGAGTCGAGGACGCACTCAAGAAGCATCGGCTCAAGCCCGTCGCGGTCATCCTCACCCATGGTCACATCGACCATGTCGCCTCGGTCGTCCCGGTGTGCGGAGCGCACGACGTACCGGCCTGGATCCACCCCGAGGACCGCTTCATGATGAGCGACCCGGAGAAGGCGCTCGGCCGGTCCATCGGGATGCCGCTGATGGGCGAGCTGACCGTGGGGGAGCCGGACGACGTGAAGACGCTCACCGACGGCGCGAAGCTGGAGCTGGCCGGCCTGGAGCTGTCCGTCGCGCACGCGCCCGGCCATACCAGGGGGTCGGTGACCTTCCAGATGCCCGAGACCACGGAGATCCCGTCCGTGTTCTTCTCCGGGGATCTGCTGTTCGCCGGCTCCATCGGACGCACCGACCTGCCCGGCGGCTCCCACGCCGAGATCCTCGACTCGCTGGCCCGCGTGTGCCTGCCGCTCGACGACTCGACCGTGGTGCTGTCGGGCCACGGCCCCCAGACGACCATCGGCCAGGAGCGCGCCACCAACCCGTATATGCGGCAGGTGGCGGCGAGCCGCCAAGGAAGCGGAGTGGACCCGACCTCCGCTCCTCGACGAGGAATGTGA
- the hisS gene encoding histidine--tRNA ligase, producing the protein MSTFKAPKGTYDLTPPDSAKYLAVREAIAAPLRNSGYGYIETPGFENVELFSRGVGESTDIVSKEMYAFETKGGDKLALRPEGTASVLRAALEANLHKAGNLPVKLWYSGSYYRYERPQKGRYRHFSQVGAEAIGAEDPALDAELIILADQAYRSLGLRDFRILLNSLGDKECRPVYRAALQDFLRGLDLDEETLRRAEINPLRVLDDKRDDVQKKLVGAPLLRDYLCDACKAYHEEVRELITAAGVSFEDDPKLVRGLDYYTRTTFEFIHDGLGSQSAVGGGGRYDGLSEMIGGPALPSVGWALGVDRTVLALEAEGVELELPSSTSVFAVPLGEEARRVLFGVVTALRKAGVAADFSYGAKGLKGAMKNANRSGARYTVVAGERDLAEGVVQLKDMESGEQVAVPVDAIVTELTSRLG; encoded by the coding sequence GTGAGCACCTTCAAAGCCCCCAAGGGCACGTACGACCTGACTCCGCCGGACAGCGCGAAGTACCTCGCGGTCCGCGAGGCGATCGCCGCGCCGCTGCGCAACTCCGGCTACGGCTACATCGAGACGCCCGGCTTCGAGAACGTCGAGCTGTTCTCGCGCGGGGTCGGTGAGTCCACCGACATCGTGAGCAAGGAGATGTACGCCTTCGAGACCAAGGGCGGCGACAAGCTGGCCCTGCGCCCCGAGGGCACGGCCTCCGTCCTGCGCGCGGCGCTGGAGGCCAACCTGCACAAGGCGGGCAACCTTCCCGTCAAGCTCTGGTACTCGGGCTCCTACTACCGATACGAGCGTCCTCAGAAGGGCCGGTACAGGCACTTCTCCCAGGTGGGCGCCGAGGCGATCGGAGCCGAGGACCCGGCGCTGGACGCCGAGTTGATCATTCTGGCGGACCAGGCGTACCGGTCGCTGGGACTGCGCGACTTCCGCATCCTGCTGAACTCGCTCGGCGACAAGGAGTGCCGCCCGGTCTACCGCGCTGCCCTCCAGGACTTCCTGCGGGGCCTGGACCTCGACGAGGAGACCCTCCGCCGCGCGGAGATCAACCCGCTGCGCGTCCTCGACGACAAGCGGGACGACGTCCAGAAGAAGCTGGTCGGGGCGCCGCTCCTGCGTGACTACCTCTGTGACGCGTGCAAGGCGTACCACGAGGAGGTGCGCGAGCTGATCACGGCCGCGGGTGTCTCCTTCGAGGACGACCCGAAGCTGGTGCGCGGGCTCGACTACTACACCCGTACGACCTTCGAGTTCATCCACGACGGTCTCGGTTCCCAGTCCGCGGTGGGCGGCGGTGGCCGTTACGACGGCCTCTCCGAGATGATCGGCGGGCCCGCGCTGCCGTCTGTCGGGTGGGCGCTCGGTGTCGACCGTACGGTGCTGGCGCTGGAGGCGGAGGGGGTGGAGCTCGAACTCCCCTCTTCCACCAGTGTGTTCGCGGTGCCGTTGGGGGAGGAGGCCCGGCGCGTGCTCTTCGGGGTGGTCACCGCGCTGCGCAAGGCCGGGGTCGCGGCGGACTTCTCCTACGGGGCCAAGGGGCTCAAGGGTGCGATGAAGAACGCGAACCGGTCGGGTGCGCGGTACACCGTCGTCGCCGGCGAGCGCGATCTTGCCGAGGGCGTCGTGCAGCTCAAGGACATGGAGTCCGGTGAGCAGGTCGCGGTACCGGTCGACGCCATCGTGACCGAGCTGACGTCCCGCCTGGGCTGA
- a CDS encoding response regulator transcription factor produces the protein MIRIILADDHPVVREGLRAMLSAEPDLDVIADASSGPQAEALAAELRPDIVLMDLRMPGGGGVDAIVRMTEAGLSCRVIVLTTYETDRDILRAVEAGAAGYLLKDLPRGELADAVRAAARGETVLAPSVAARLVDQLRTKPERPRLSERETAVLRLVAEGCTNAEIGRRLFIGESTVKTHLLRVFGKLGVDDRTAAVTSAMRFGLLE, from the coding sequence GTGATCCGGATCATCCTCGCCGACGACCATCCCGTCGTACGGGAAGGGCTGCGCGCGATGCTCAGCGCCGAGCCCGACCTCGATGTGATCGCCGACGCCTCCAGCGGGCCGCAGGCGGAGGCGTTGGCCGCCGAGCTCCGGCCCGACATCGTGCTGATGGATCTGCGGATGCCCGGGGGTGGGGGCGTCGACGCGATCGTGCGGATGACAGAGGCGGGGTTGTCGTGCCGGGTCATCGTGCTGACGACGTACGAGACGGACCGGGACATTCTGCGGGCCGTGGAAGCCGGGGCGGCGGGGTATCTGCTGAAGGATCTGCCTCGGGGGGAGCTCGCGGACGCGGTGCGGGCCGCCGCTCGGGGCGAGACCGTGCTGGCGCCGTCCGTCGCCGCCCGCCTTGTCGACCAGCTCCGTACCAAGCCGGAGCGGCCCCGTCTGTCCGAGCGCGAGACGGCGGTTCTTCGCCTGGTCGCCGAGGGCTGCACCAACGCCGAGATCGGCCGTCGGCTCTTCATCGGCGAGTCCACCGTGAAGACCCATCTGCTGCGGGTCTTCGGGAAACTGGGGGTGGACGACCGGACGGCCGCGGTTACCAGCGCGATGCGGTTCGGCTTGCTGGAGTGA
- a CDS encoding peptidylprolyl isomerase, whose product MVSQEQRRRQLAREKFLRQQQRRTAARRKTHARNAVVASVLGVIVVGSVVSYATGVFKNDDKKANAGAEVSPSPSASKAPDPCKKAAAGKVKSLSWKKEPAITIDKSADYTMKMATTCGDIDIALKTAAAPHTVNSFNFLAAKGYFDHTKCHRLTTNGIYVLQCGDPTALGTGTPGYTIPDENLKDTTLKGGVYPAGTVAMANQYDASTKKGRNTGGSQFFLVYQDSQLPANYTPFGTISKSGMKVLTKIAAAGESTGAGDGAPNATVVINKMTVTKS is encoded by the coding sequence GTGGTCAGCCAGGAACAGCGGCGACGTCAGCTCGCCCGGGAGAAGTTCTTGCGACAGCAGCAGCGGCGCACGGCCGCGCGGCGCAAGACACACGCACGCAACGCGGTCGTCGCCTCGGTGCTCGGCGTCATCGTGGTCGGCAGTGTCGTGTCGTACGCGACCGGGGTCTTCAAGAACGACGACAAGAAGGCCAACGCGGGCGCGGAGGTCTCCCCGAGCCCTTCGGCGTCCAAGGCGCCGGACCCGTGCAAGAAGGCCGCGGCGGGCAAGGTGAAGTCGCTGAGCTGGAAGAAGGAGCCGGCAATCACCATCGACAAGTCCGCGGACTACACGATGAAGATGGCGACGACATGCGGTGACATAGACATCGCGCTGAAGACGGCCGCGGCCCCGCACACCGTCAACTCGTTCAACTTCCTCGCGGCCAAGGGCTACTTCGACCACACCAAGTGCCACCGGCTCACCACGAACGGCATCTACGTGCTGCAGTGCGGTGACCCGACGGCCCTCGGCACCGGCACTCCCGGCTACACGATCCCGGACGAGAACCTGAAGGACACCACCCTGAAGGGCGGGGTGTACCCGGCGGGGACGGTGGCGATGGCCAACCAGTACGACGCCTCGACGAAGAAGGGCCGCAACACCGGTGGCAGCCAGTTCTTCCTCGTGTACCAGGACAGTCAGCTGCCGGCCAATTACACACCGTTCGGAACTATTTCCAAGTCCGGCATGAAGGTCCTCACGAAGATCGCCGCGGCCGGAGAGAGCACGGGCGCGGGCGACGGCGCCCCCAACGCGACCGTCGTGATCAACAAGATGACCGTGACGAAATCCTGA
- a CDS encoding DUF349 domain-containing protein has translation MSSDPWGRVDETGTVYVRTADGEQVVGSWQAGSPDEALAYFERKYEGLVVEIGLLEKRVKTTDLSAKDAQTAIGHIREQVDAHHAVGDLDALKVRLDKLVETVDARREERKVQRAKQSDEARHSKEALVVEAEELAQSDQWRAAGERLRALVDTWKGLPRLDRKSDDELWHRFSHARSAFSKRRKAHFASLDAQREEARKTKEKLVAEAESLSSSADWGPTAARYRELMADWKAAGRAQREHEDDLWNRFRGAQDVFFAARSSVFAERDAEQSENLKLKEELAEEAEKLVPVQDLKAARATFRSINERWEAIGHVPRDARPKVEGRMHAVERALQESEEAEWRRTNPEARARAEGLTGQLQAAVDKLQGQIESARSAGNASKADKLQKELDGRQALLDQALKGLQEFGG, from the coding sequence GTGAGCAGCGACCCGTGGGGCCGCGTCGACGAGACGGGGACCGTGTACGTGCGTACGGCCGACGGCGAGCAGGTCGTCGGTTCCTGGCAGGCCGGCTCTCCTGATGAGGCGCTGGCCTACTTCGAGCGCAAGTACGAGGGCCTGGTTGTCGAGATCGGCCTCCTCGAGAAGCGAGTGAAGACCACCGACCTGTCGGCGAAGGACGCCCAGACCGCCATCGGCCATATTCGCGAGCAGGTGGACGCCCACCACGCGGTAGGCGATCTGGACGCGCTGAAGGTACGGCTGGACAAGCTCGTCGAGACGGTCGACGCGCGCCGCGAGGAGCGCAAGGTCCAGCGGGCGAAGCAGTCCGACGAGGCGCGGCACTCCAAGGAGGCCCTGGTCGTCGAGGCCGAGGAGCTGGCGCAGAGCGACCAGTGGCGGGCGGCCGGTGAGCGGCTGCGCGCGCTGGTGGACACGTGGAAGGGGCTGCCTCGGCTCGACCGCAAGTCGGACGACGAGCTGTGGCACCGCTTCTCGCACGCCCGCTCGGCGTTCTCCAAGCGCCGCAAGGCGCACTTCGCCTCGCTGGACGCGCAGCGCGAGGAGGCCCGCAAGACCAAGGAGAAGTTGGTCGCGGAGGCCGAGTCGCTGTCCTCCTCGGCCGACTGGGGTCCGACGGCCGCGCGCTACCGCGAGCTGATGGCCGACTGGAAGGCCGCGGGCCGCGCCCAGCGCGAGCACGAGGACGACCTGTGGAACCGCTTCCGCGGCGCCCAGGACGTGTTCTTCGCGGCGCGCAGCTCCGTGTTCGCCGAGCGTGACGCGGAGCAGTCGGAGAACCTGAAGCTCAAGGAGGAGCTGGCCGAGGAGGCCGAGAAGCTCGTCCCGGTGCAGGACCTGAAGGCGGCCCGCGCCACCTTCCGCTCCATCAACGAGCGCTGGGAGGCCATCGGCCATGTGCCGCGCGACGCCCGCCCGAAGGTCGAGGGCCGGATGCACGCGGTGGAGCGGGCTCTCCAGGAGTCCGAGGAGGCCGAGTGGCGCCGGACCAACCCTGAGGCACGCGCGCGTGCCGAGGGTCTGACCGGTCAGCTCCAGGCCGCCGTGGACAAGCTCCAGGGCCAGATCGAGTCGGCCCGCTCCGCGGGCAACGCCTCGAAGGCCGACAAGCTCCAGAAGGAGCTCGACGGCCGCCAGGCGCTGCTGGACCAGGCCCTGAAGGGTCTGCAGGAGTTCGGCGGCTGA
- a CDS encoding RelA/SpoT family protein, producing MPDEAQPLATAKPEPASAPAEKPAKNATSGPVEHAQSAPDDKAAEQPRPKPAPAERPAITPAVRPAAGQPARTGGGSSNRVRARLARLGVQRSNPYNPVLEPLLRIVRSNDPKIETATLRQVEKAYQVAERWHRGQKRKSGDPYITHPLAVTTILAELGMDPATLMAGLLHDTVEDTEYGLDTLRKDFGDQVALLVDGVTKLDKVKFGEAAQAETVRKMVVAMAKDPRVLVIKLADRLHNMRTMRYLKREKQEKKARETLEIYAPLAHRLGMNTIKWELEDLAFAILYPKMYDEIVRLVAERAPKRDEYLAIVTDEVQSDLRAARIKATVTGRPKHYYSVYQKMIVRGRDFAEIYDLVGIRVLVDTVRDCYAALGTVHARWNPVPGRFKDYIAMPKFNMYQSLHTTVIGPNGKPVELQIRTFDMHRRAEYGIAAHWKYKQEPSAGASKVRTDAPRSAGKDKDAVNDMAWLRQLLDWQKETEDPSEFLESLRFDLSRNEVFVFTPKGDVIALPAGATPVDFAYAVHTEVGHRTIGARVNGRLVPLESTLDNGDLVEVFTSKAAGAGPSRDWLGFVKSPRARNKIRAWFSKERRDEAIEQGKDAIARAMRKQNLPIQRILTGDSLVTLAHEMRYPDISSLYAAIGEGHVAAQSVVQKLVQALGGEEAATEEIDESVPPARGRGRKRRSNADPGVVVKGVEDVWVKLARCCTPVPGDPIIGFVTRGSGVSVHRSDCVNVDSLSREPERILEVEWAPTQSSVFLVAIQVEALDRSRLLSDVTRVLSDQHVNILSAAVQTSRDRVATSRFTFEMGDPKHLGHVLKAVRGVEGVYDVYRVTSARQR from the coding sequence TTGCCAGACGAGGCCCAGCCACTCGCCACCGCCAAGCCCGAGCCCGCCTCGGCCCCCGCGGAGAAGCCCGCCAAGAACGCCACGAGCGGGCCGGTCGAGCACGCCCAGTCCGCGCCGGACGACAAGGCGGCCGAGCAGCCACGCCCCAAGCCGGCCCCCGCCGAGCGTCCCGCGATCACCCCGGCGGTCCGCCCCGCGGCAGGCCAGCCCGCCCGCACCGGCGGCGGCTCCTCCAACCGCGTCCGCGCCCGGCTCGCCCGTCTCGGCGTGCAGCGCTCCAACCCGTACAACCCGGTCCTGGAGCCGCTGCTGCGGATAGTGCGCAGCAACGACCCCAAGATCGAGACCGCCACGCTCCGCCAGGTCGAGAAGGCCTACCAGGTCGCCGAGCGCTGGCACCGCGGCCAGAAGCGCAAGAGCGGCGACCCGTACATCACGCACCCGCTCGCCGTGACCACCATCCTGGCCGAGCTGGGCATGGACCCGGCCACGCTGATGGCGGGCCTGCTGCACGACACCGTCGAGGACACCGAGTACGGCCTCGACACCCTGCGCAAGGACTTCGGCGATCAGGTCGCCCTCCTCGTCGACGGCGTCACCAAGCTCGACAAGGTCAAGTTCGGCGAGGCCGCGCAGGCCGAGACCGTGCGCAAGATGGTCGTCGCCATGGCCAAGGACCCGCGCGTCCTGGTCATCAAGCTCGCCGACCGCCTGCACAACATGCGCACCATGCGCTACCTCAAGCGCGAGAAGCAGGAGAAGAAGGCGCGCGAGACCCTCGAGATCTACGCGCCGCTCGCCCACCGCCTGGGCATGAACACCATCAAGTGGGAGCTGGAGGACCTCGCCTTCGCGATCCTCTACCCCAAGATGTACGACGAGATCGTGCGCCTGGTCGCCGAGCGCGCCCCCAAGCGCGACGAGTACCTCGCCATAGTGACCGACGAGGTCCAGTCCGACCTGCGCGCCGCCCGCATCAAGGCGACCGTCACCGGCCGCCCGAAGCACTACTACTCCGTCTACCAGAAGATGATCGTCCGCGGCCGTGACTTCGCGGAGATCTACGACCTGGTGGGCATCCGCGTCCTCGTGGACACCGTACGGGACTGCTACGCGGCCCTCGGCACCGTGCACGCGCGATGGAACCCGGTCCCCGGCCGGTTCAAGGACTACATCGCGATGCCCAAGTTCAACATGTACCAGTCGCTGCACACGACGGTGATCGGCCCCAACGGCAAGCCCGTCGAGCTGCAGATCCGTACGTTCGACATGCACCGCCGCGCCGAGTACGGCATCGCCGCGCACTGGAAGTACAAGCAGGAGCCCTCCGCCGGCGCCTCCAAGGTGCGTACGGACGCCCCGAGAAGCGCGGGCAAGGACAAGGACGCCGTCAACGACATGGCGTGGCTGCGCCAGTTGCTCGACTGGCAGAAGGAGACCGAGGACCCCAGCGAGTTCCTGGAGTCCCTGCGCTTCGACCTGTCCCGCAACGAGGTCTTCGTCTTCACGCCCAAGGGTGACGTCATAGCGCTCCCGGCGGGCGCGACGCCGGTGGACTTCGCGTACGCGGTCCACACGGAGGTCGGCCACCGCACGATAGGCGCACGGGTCAACGGACGCCTCGTCCCGCTCGAATCCACCCTGGACAACGGCGACTTGGTGGAGGTCTTCACCTCCAAGGCGGCCGGCGCGGGCCCCTCCCGCGACTGGCTCGGCTTCGTGAAGTCCCCGCGCGCCCGCAACAAGATCCGCGCCTGGTTCTCCAAGGAGCGCCGCGACGAGGCGATCGAGCAGGGCAAGGACGCCATCGCCCGCGCGATGCGCAAACAGAACCTGCCGATCCAGCGCATCCTCACCGGCGACTCCCTGGTCACCCTCGCGCACGAGATGCGCTACCCCGACATCTCGTCCCTGTACGCGGCGATCGGCGAGGGCCATGTAGCCGCGCAGAGCGTCGTACAGAAGCTCGTGCAGGCGCTCGGCGGCGAGGAGGCGGCCACCGAGGAGATCGACGAGAGCGTCCCGCCCGCGCGCGGCCGCGGCCGCAAGCGCCGCTCCAACGCCGACCCGGGTGTCGTCGTCAAGGGCGTCGAGGACGTGTGGGTCAAGCTCGCCCGCTGTTGTACGCCCGTACCCGGCGACCCGATCATCGGCTTCGTCACCCGCGGCAGCGGCGTCTCGGTGCACCGCAGCGACTGCGTCAACGTCGACTCGCTGTCCCGTGAGCCCGAGCGCATCCTCGAGGTCGAATGGGCGCCCACTCAGTCCTCGGTCTTCCTGGTCGCCATCCAGGTCGAGGCCCTGGACCGCTCCCGGCTCCTCTCGGACGTCACCCGGGTCCTGTCCGACCAGCACGTCAACATCCTGTCCGCCGCCGTCCAGACCTCCCGAGACCGCGTCGCCACCTCCCGCTTCACCTTCGAGATGGGCGACCCCAAGCACCTGGGGCACGTGCTGAAGGCGGTCAGGGGAGTGGAAGGCGTGTACGACGTGTACCGGGTTACGTCAGCCCGCCAGCGGTAG